The following coding sequences lie in one Megalodesulfovibrio gigas DSM 1382 = ATCC 19364 genomic window:
- a CDS encoding flagellin N-terminal helical domain-containing protein: protein MSLVINHNMMAANAARTLGNHYGQLGTSVQRLSSGLRVNSAADDAAGLAIREIMRSDIAALNQGVRNANDAISLIQTADGALGVIDEKLIRMKELAEQAATGTYTSDQRLIIDSEYQAMASEITRIANATDFNGIYLLNGNLSSTSHDGTGLVSTGRLKVHFGTANDSAEDYYYVQISSATASSLGVGNQAAAGVNGFSISTQDSAQKALVALRTAIVSKDIIRANLGALQNRLQNTITNLEIQSENLQSAESRISDVDVSLEMTEFVRQQILTQSAVAMLSQANSLPRMAMQLIGG from the coding sequence ATGTCTCTGGTTATCAACCACAATATGATGGCCGCCAATGCGGCCCGGACCCTGGGCAACCATTACGGCCAGCTCGGCACTTCTGTTCAACGCCTTTCTTCCGGCCTTCGGGTGAACTCTGCCGCCGATGACGCCGCTGGTCTCGCCATCCGCGAGATCATGCGCTCGGACATCGCCGCCCTGAACCAGGGTGTGCGCAACGCCAACGACGCCATCTCCCTGATCCAGACTGCGGACGGGGCCCTGGGCGTCATCGACGAAAAGCTCATCCGCATGAAGGAACTGGCGGAACAGGCCGCCACCGGCACCTACACCTCCGACCAGCGCCTGATCATCGATTCCGAATACCAGGCCATGGCCTCGGAAATCACCCGAATCGCCAACGCCACGGACTTCAACGGTATTTACCTGCTCAACGGCAACCTCTCCAGCACCAGCCACGACGGCACCGGCCTGGTTTCCACGGGCAGGCTGAAGGTCCATTTCGGCACGGCCAACGACAGCGCGGAAGACTACTACTACGTCCAGATCAGCTCGGCCACCGCGTCCTCTCTGGGCGTGGGCAACCAGGCTGCCGCCGGGGTGAACGGATTCTCCATCTCCACGCAGGATTCCGCCCAGAAGGCCCTGGTGGCCCTGCGCACGGCCATTGTCTCCAAGGACATCATCCGCGCCAACCTGGGCGCGCTGCAGAACCGCCTGCAGAACACCATCACCAACCTGGAAATCCAGAGTGAAAACCTGCAGTCCGCCGAATCGCGCATCAGCGACGTGGATGTCTCCCTGGAAATGACGGAGTTCGTCCGCCAGCAGATTCTGACCCAGTCTGCCGTCGCCATGCTCTCCCAGGCCAACTCCCTGCCCAGGATGGCCATGCAGCTCATCGGCGGTTAA
- the dxr gene encoding 1-deoxy-D-xylulose-5-phosphate reductoisomerase: MACIDYISRLPEPGELPFPRSLVLLGATGSIGTSALAVIEAHPDKFRILGLAGARNVQRLAQQAARHRPPYLAVLDDAHAAALIPLLPAGYAPELLIGPAGYAAMAALPQAQVVLSAMVGAAGLESTLAAVQAGKVVALANKESLVLAGDLIRAAARTSGAVILPVDSEHNALFQAMAGHNGHALRRLILTASGGPFREKDRAFLEAVTPAQALRHPNWSMGAKISIDSATLMNKGLEVIEACHLYGLPVEMVDVLVHPQSIVHSLAEFEDGSQLAHLGPPDMRIAIAYCLAHPERLALDIPSLSLASLGSLTFASPDVEKFPCLQLAIHAAATMADCGPQGGNGACVVLNAANEVAVDAFLAGRCTFLEIARLVEDAVQSWRQSGPFGALDLQTTLTLDADARALALRRLDLLPAGLPTGMPE; this comes from the coding sequence ATGGCCTGCATCGACTACATTTCCCGCTTGCCAGAGCCCGGCGAGCTGCCCTTCCCGCGCAGTCTGGTGCTGCTGGGGGCCACGGGCAGCATCGGCACCAGCGCCCTGGCGGTCATCGAGGCGCATCCTGATAAATTCCGGATCCTTGGTCTGGCTGGTGCGCGCAATGTGCAGCGGCTGGCCCAGCAGGCAGCGCGACACCGGCCGCCGTATCTGGCCGTGCTGGACGACGCGCACGCCGCCGCCCTCATCCCCCTGCTGCCCGCCGGGTATGCGCCGGAACTCCTCATCGGCCCCGCGGGCTATGCGGCCATGGCGGCCCTGCCCCAGGCCCAGGTGGTGCTTTCGGCCATGGTGGGCGCGGCGGGGCTGGAATCCACCCTGGCCGCCGTGCAGGCTGGCAAGGTGGTGGCCCTGGCCAACAAGGAAAGCCTGGTGCTGGCCGGGGATCTCATCCGCGCCGCGGCCCGGACCTCGGGCGCGGTCATCCTGCCTGTGGATTCCGAGCACAACGCCCTGTTCCAGGCCATGGCCGGACACAACGGCCACGCCCTGCGCCGGCTCATCCTCACGGCCTCGGGCGGCCCGTTCCGGGAGAAGGATCGCGCGTTTCTGGAAGCCGTCACCCCTGCCCAGGCCCTCAGGCATCCCAACTGGAGCATGGGCGCAAAAATTTCCATTGATTCTGCAACGTTGATGAACAAGGGCCTGGAGGTCATCGAGGCCTGCCACCTCTACGGCCTGCCTGTGGAGATGGTGGACGTGCTGGTGCACCCGCAGAGCATCGTCCATTCCCTGGCCGAATTCGAGGACGGCTCCCAGCTGGCCCACCTGGGGCCGCCGGACATGCGCATCGCCATTGCCTATTGTCTGGCCCATCCCGAACGCCTGGCCCTGGACATCCCTTCCTTGTCCCTGGCTTCCCTGGGCAGCTTGACTTTTGCCAGCCCGGATGTAGAAAAATTCCCATGCTTGCAACTGGCCATACACGCGGCGGCGACCATGGCGGACTGCGGTCCGCAGGGAGGCAACGGCGCCTGCGTGGTGCTCAACGCCGCCAACGAGGTCGCTGTGGACGCCTTTTTGGCCGGACGCTGCACGTTTCTGGAAATCGCACGTCTGGTGGAAGATGCCGTGCAGTCCTGGCGGCAAAGCGGCCCCTTTGGGGCCCTGGATCTCCAGACCACCCTGACCCTGGATGCCGACGCCAGAGCCCTGGCCCTGCGGCGCCTCGACTTGCTGCCAGCCGGTCTGCCGACCGGCATGCCTGAGTGA
- the rseP gene encoding RIP metalloprotease RseP has product MDVSTLLNSTVAIVVTLGVLIAFHEFGHFLVAKLLGMGVKTFSVGFGPKLLGFRYGRTAYKLALIPLGGYVALVGEDDRGELVEGFTEREHFHSRPPWQRLLVVFGGPFFNYLLALLLFWGLFFMLGEMRLLPVFKNVRPDTPAAAAGFAPGDRVLAIDGESITYWKDMERRIQASQGQPLRFTVDRTAGETELTVQPQPVMDLDVLGEQKQYWRIGVESDPEQFTPVSLGLVEAAVSSWKRCWFIVENSVRGIGLLIQGRVPFNQVSGPIGIAQMVHETAKVGAVAVVSFMCFFSINLAIFNLLPIPVLDGGHILFFLVEWVRGKPVNPRLQEWTTKFGLGLLLTIMVLALYNDITRKGTPLDVAQQEMEARLNATRNSTNSALQVGGNATP; this is encoded by the coding sequence ATGGACGTTTCTACACTGCTCAATTCCACTGTGGCCATCGTCGTCACCCTCGGGGTGCTCATTGCGTTCCACGAGTTCGGGCACTTCCTGGTGGCCAAGCTCCTGGGCATGGGGGTGAAGACGTTTTCCGTGGGCTTCGGCCCCAAACTGCTGGGCTTCCGCTACGGCCGCACCGCCTACAAACTGGCCCTCATTCCCCTGGGCGGGTACGTGGCCCTGGTGGGCGAGGACGACCGCGGCGAGCTGGTGGAAGGCTTTACCGAGCGCGAGCACTTCCATTCCCGCCCGCCGTGGCAGCGGCTGCTGGTAGTCTTTGGCGGGCCGTTCTTCAACTATCTGCTGGCCCTCCTCCTGTTCTGGGGCCTGTTCTTCATGCTGGGCGAGATGCGGCTGTTGCCCGTGTTCAAGAACGTCCGGCCGGACACCCCCGCCGCCGCGGCCGGGTTTGCCCCGGGCGACAGGGTCCTGGCCATCGACGGCGAATCCATCACCTACTGGAAGGACATGGAGCGGCGCATCCAGGCCAGCCAGGGCCAACCCCTGCGCTTCACCGTGGATCGCACCGCCGGCGAGACCGAACTGACGGTACAGCCGCAACCGGTGATGGATCTGGATGTCCTGGGCGAGCAGAAGCAGTACTGGCGCATTGGCGTGGAATCGGATCCCGAGCAGTTCACGCCCGTGTCCCTGGGGCTGGTGGAGGCTGCCGTCTCCAGCTGGAAGCGCTGCTGGTTCATCGTGGAAAACTCGGTGCGCGGCATCGGGCTGCTTATCCAGGGCCGCGTGCCCTTCAATCAGGTGAGCGGACCCATCGGCATTGCCCAGATGGTGCACGAGACGGCCAAGGTGGGCGCGGTGGCCGTGGTCAGCTTCATGTGCTTCTTCTCCATCAACCTGGCCATCTTCAACCTGCTGCCCATCCCGGTGCTGGACGGCGGGCACATCCTGTTCTTTCTGGTGGAATGGGTCCGGGGCAAGCCGGTGAATCCGCGGCTGCAGGAATGGACCACCAAGTTCGGCCTGGGGCTGCTCCTCACCATCATGGTCCTGGCCCTGTACAACGACATCACCCGCAAGGGCACCCCTCTGGATGTGGCCCAGCAGGAGATGGAAGCGCGCCTCAACGCCACCCGCAACAGCACCAACAGCGCGCTGCAGGTCGGGGGCAACGCCACGCCGTGA
- the fliS gene encoding flagellar export chaperone FliS, which yields MQKAATAYLQTSVGTTSQGEILLMLYEGAIKFLRQAQEKIKERDYAQKGILISKALDIISELECSLNMNKGGDIAGNLHRLYFFCQKRLLQANINMDVAMVEEVVTILSGLRSAYQEVIKGNVAPPANAPAMAASVPSSPAATPGAMGGGGTKPPAAAPDQGALLSASFWLQKGRGGASPEKNAASPSPASGQGEPQRPGAGRLGIVPPLGVTGPKSDDDTAPPAAAKRLAGTRLYEKISKTT from the coding sequence ATGCAAAAAGCTGCAACCGCCTACCTCCAGACATCCGTGGGCACCACGTCCCAGGGTGAGATCCTGCTGATGCTGTACGAAGGCGCCATCAAGTTCCTGCGGCAGGCTCAGGAGAAGATCAAGGAGCGGGATTATGCCCAGAAGGGCATTCTCATCTCCAAGGCCCTGGACATCATCTCGGAGCTGGAATGCAGCCTGAACATGAACAAGGGTGGCGATATTGCCGGTAACCTGCACCGGCTGTACTTCTTTTGCCAGAAGCGATTGCTGCAGGCCAACATCAATATGGATGTGGCCATGGTGGAAGAGGTGGTGACCATCCTGTCTGGCCTGCGGTCGGCGTATCAGGAAGTCATCAAAGGCAATGTGGCCCCGCCGGCAAATGCGCCGGCCATGGCGGCCTCGGTGCCTTCTTCGCCGGCAGCAACGCCGGGGGCCATGGGAGGCGGCGGAACCAAGCCACCGGCAGCCGCCCCGGATCAGGGCGCGCTGCTTTCCGCATCCTTCTGGCTGCAAAAGGGCCGCGGCGGCGCCAGCCCGGAAAAAAATGCCGCCTCCCCCTCGCCGGCGTCCGGTCAGGGAGAACCGCAGCGTCCGGGAGCAGGCCGTTTGGGCATTGTGCCCCCCCTGGGCGTGACTGGACCAAAATCTGATGATGACACCGCCCCCCCCGCCGCAGCCAAGCGTCTGGCAGGCACCCGGCTGTACGAGAAGATTTCCAAGACGACCTGA
- the tsaB gene encoding tRNA (adenosine(37)-N6)-threonylcarbamoyltransferase complex dimerization subunit type 1 TsaB — MRPLLVINCAETRLQLALGLHDGDGPQVWAFQEWMAPGRANPLLAPGVQGMLAACSLRPQDLAGIACVVGPGSFTGVRMSLAFAEGLRLAAGVPLAGLAYPALLARAARQRLDAPATPLLVLTHARKGLCYVQRFHAGDASAIDILPTLDALDAMEDTACHVLGSALRQAPAAVQDVLQQHPRCRLLPTYFDHPDGESLLVAAAEADYAHAPLVPLYLRPSDAEANLESIALAKGMDPAVARRALTDLMSS, encoded by the coding sequence GTGAGGCCGCTGCTCGTCATCAACTGCGCTGAGACGCGGCTGCAGCTGGCCCTGGGCCTGCACGACGGCGACGGGCCGCAGGTGTGGGCCTTCCAGGAGTGGATGGCCCCCGGCAGGGCCAACCCCCTGCTGGCCCCTGGCGTGCAGGGCATGCTGGCTGCCTGTTCCCTGCGGCCGCAGGATCTGGCCGGCATTGCCTGCGTCGTCGGGCCGGGCAGCTTTACCGGCGTGCGCATGAGCCTGGCCTTTGCCGAGGGCCTGCGTCTGGCGGCCGGCGTGCCTCTGGCCGGCCTGGCCTACCCTGCCCTGCTGGCCCGGGCCGCCCGGCAACGGCTGGACGCGCCCGCAACGCCGCTGCTTGTGCTCACCCATGCCCGCAAAGGGTTGTGTTACGTGCAACGGTTCCATGCCGGCGACGCCTCGGCCATTGATATCCTGCCCACGCTGGACGCACTGGACGCCATGGAGGACACTGCCTGCCACGTGCTCGGCAGCGCCCTGCGGCAGGCTCCGGCAGCAGTGCAGGACGTGTTGCAGCAGCACCCCCGCTGCCGGCTGCTGCCGACGTATTTTGATCACCCCGACGGCGAGAGCCTGCTTGTGGCGGCGGCCGAGGCCGACTACGCCCATGCGCCCCTAGTTCCGCTGTATCTGCGTCCCAGCGATGCGGAAGCGAATCTGGAATCCATCGCCCTGGCCAAAGGCATGGACCCTGCCGTGGCCCGGCGCGCGCTGACCGACCTCATGTCATCCTGA
- a CDS encoding pyruvate carboxylase, with protein MIDNEQQINGLGLRSASRGTGKSFEDVLEEVRGKPILVANRGIPARRILRSIKEQFNAIPVLTATDIDKTAPVTAGARELVLLGEDPRAYLDIDLVIRKAKARGIIGIHPGWGFASEDDSFPAKCEEAGIIFIGSCAESMRRLGNKVEARKIAKSLNIPVVPGSDGAVDIPEARRIALEIGFPVMLKAEGGGGGRGISKVSNMEELENAFEKASAMAKASFGNPRLFVEKYMDNVRHIEIQVVADKYGNVFAFDERDCSVQRNHQKLIEITPSPWSGMTSELRWALKEYARRLVRAVDYYSLATVEFLVGQDGEAYLIEVNTRLQVEHGITECRYGVDLVEEQIAIAFGGQLRFTQENTIPLQHAMQVRINCEDPKNGFNPSCGVISRYISTGGPGVRLDSCIAAGYEFPAQYDSAGSLLIGYGKSWEKVIAIMDRALGEYVVGGIKTTIPFYRQILKCHDFRTADLDTNFIARHPELMQYTDVESESTRLSRLAAEISAKGWNTHVQLGKYRTRETPRMTAFEPVLPAIDQKAYKPAYPRRDGQALVDMVRDSGYVHFADTTARDITQSNSGNRFRLAEDALMGPYLDNCGFFALENGGGAHFHVAMLANMTYPFTEAAAWNGFAPKTNKMILIRSTNVLGYKPQPKNLMRRTGEMICEHYDVIRCFDFLNHIENMRPFAEVALGNKEVVFEPSLSLSWAPGFDVPHYLAVTEEILRVCAAVAGASKEAVSKRIILGLKDMAGVCPPRFMTELVTALRKTWPHLVLHAHRHFTDGLFVPAVGAAAKAGAHIVDTAIGASVRWYGQGDVQSTAAYIEEELGLPLKLNKEMIRTTNFVLKQIMPYYDRYTAPYFQGVDHDVVEHGMPGGAISSSQEGAMKQGYIKLVPYMLKFLAGTRRIVRYHDVTPGSQITWNTAFQAVTQAFKRGGESEVQYLLEVLDTVVKDPQLTSNPEFRRTACMLYQDSNDAFRNLLLGQYGRLPLGFPPEWVYESAFGPDYKKALENRTERSPLECLDDVDMAAEEAKLAELLKRAPTEEEVVMYLNHPGDALKTMEFQHQYGDPNQLPLHVWFEGLDPGEDMNFQDSNGMPHNMHLLTISRPGPEGKSIVRYVLDSEVMAHEVQVVEPLRGGATRVPMADPRNPYHVGAPSNGDLWVMYISPGDMVQKGEELFNISIMKQEKAVLSPVDGRVKRVLKSAQYSDDKRMIPVKEGELLVELEPAPHVCAACSKAAPMDECAFCPHCGTPMCCTLSPEELAGQRGMEGDPDPA; from the coding sequence ATGATTGACAACGAACAGCAGATCAACGGTCTCGGGCTGCGCTCGGCTTCCAGGGGCACGGGCAAAAGCTTTGAGGACGTCCTGGAAGAGGTTCGCGGCAAGCCCATTCTGGTGGCCAACCGCGGTATTCCCGCCCGGCGCATCCTGCGCTCCATCAAGGAACAGTTCAACGCCATTCCCGTCCTGACAGCCACAGACATCGACAAAACCGCCCCGGTGACGGCCGGCGCCCGCGAGCTGGTGCTCCTGGGTGAGGATCCGCGGGCCTATCTGGACATTGATCTCGTCATCCGCAAGGCCAAGGCCCGGGGCATTATCGGCATCCACCCCGGCTGGGGCTTTGCCTCGGAAGACGACAGCTTTCCCGCCAAGTGCGAGGAAGCCGGCATCATTTTCATCGGTTCCTGCGCAGAATCCATGCGCCGCCTGGGCAACAAGGTTGAGGCGCGCAAGATTGCAAAGTCACTGAATATTCCCGTTGTTCCCGGCTCCGATGGCGCCGTGGACATCCCCGAAGCCCGGCGCATTGCCCTGGAAATCGGTTTTCCGGTGATGCTCAAGGCCGAGGGCGGCGGCGGCGGCCGCGGCATTTCCAAGGTCTCCAATATGGAAGAGCTGGAAAACGCCTTTGAAAAAGCCTCGGCCATGGCCAAAGCATCCTTTGGCAACCCGCGGCTGTTTGTGGAAAAATATATGGATAACGTCCGCCACATCGAAATTCAGGTGGTGGCAGATAAATATGGAAATGTATTCGCTTTTGACGAACGTGATTGCTCCGTGCAGCGCAACCATCAAAAACTGATTGAAATCACCCCTTCGCCCTGGTCCGGCATGACGTCGGAATTGCGCTGGGCGCTTAAGGAATACGCCCGCCGCCTGGTGCGCGCGGTGGATTACTACTCCCTGGCCACGGTGGAGTTTCTGGTGGGGCAGGACGGCGAGGCCTATCTTATTGAGGTCAACACCCGCCTGCAGGTGGAGCATGGCATCACCGAATGCCGCTACGGCGTGGATTTGGTGGAAGAGCAGATCGCCATTGCGTTTGGCGGCCAGCTGCGCTTTACCCAGGAAAACACCATCCCCCTGCAGCACGCCATGCAGGTGCGCATCAACTGCGAGGACCCCAAAAACGGGTTCAACCCCAGCTGCGGCGTCATCAGCCGGTACATCTCCACGGGCGGCCCCGGGGTGCGGCTGGATTCCTGCATTGCGGCGGGCTACGAGTTCCCGGCGCAGTACGATTCCGCCGGCAGCCTGCTCATCGGGTATGGCAAGAGCTGGGAGAAGGTTATCGCCATCATGGATCGCGCCCTGGGCGAGTACGTGGTGGGCGGCATCAAGACCACCATTCCCTTCTACCGCCAGATCCTCAAGTGCCACGACTTCCGCACCGCGGATCTGGACACCAACTTCATCGCCCGCCATCCGGAGCTGATGCAGTACACGGACGTGGAATCCGAATCCACCCGCCTTTCCCGTCTGGCGGCGGAAATTTCCGCCAAGGGCTGGAACACCCATGTGCAGCTGGGCAAGTACCGTACCCGGGAAACCCCGCGCATGACCGCCTTCGAGCCGGTGCTGCCGGCCATTGATCAGAAGGCGTACAAGCCGGCCTATCCCCGTCGCGACGGCCAGGCCCTGGTGGATATGGTGCGCGACTCCGGCTATGTGCATTTTGCCGACACCACCGCCCGGGACATCACCCAGTCAAACTCCGGCAACCGCTTCCGTCTGGCCGAGGATGCCCTCATGGGTCCTTACCTGGACAACTGCGGCTTCTTTGCCCTGGAGAACGGCGGCGGCGCGCATTTCCACGTGGCCATGCTGGCGAACATGACGTACCCGTTCACCGAGGCCGCGGCCTGGAACGGCTTTGCGCCCAAAACCAACAAGATGATCCTCATCCGGTCCACCAACGTGCTGGGGTACAAGCCGCAGCCGAAGAACCTGATGCGCCGCACCGGCGAGATGATCTGCGAGCATTACGACGTTATCCGCTGTTTCGACTTCCTGAACCACATCGAAAACATGCGGCCCTTTGCCGAGGTGGCCCTGGGCAACAAGGAAGTGGTGTTCGAGCCGTCCTTGTCCCTGTCCTGGGCGCCGGGCTTCGATGTGCCGCATTACCTGGCCGTGACCGAGGAGATCCTGCGCGTGTGCGCGGCTGTGGCCGGCGCGAGCAAGGAGGCTGTCTCCAAGCGCATCATCCTGGGCCTGAAAGACATGGCCGGCGTGTGCCCGCCGCGGTTCATGACCGAGCTGGTCACCGCCCTGCGCAAGACATGGCCGCATCTGGTGCTGCATGCCCACCGCCACTTCACGGACGGGCTCTTCGTGCCTGCCGTGGGCGCGGCCGCCAAGGCCGGGGCGCACATCGTGGATACGGCCATCGGCGCGTCCGTGCGCTGGTACGGCCAGGGCGATGTGCAGTCCACCGCCGCGTACATTGAGGAAGAGCTGGGACTGCCGCTCAAGCTCAACAAGGAAATGATCCGCACGACGAACTTCGTCCTCAAGCAGATCATGCCCTATTACGACCGCTACACCGCGCCGTACTTCCAGGGCGTGGACCACGATGTGGTGGAGCACGGCATGCCTGGCGGGGCCATCTCGTCCTCCCAGGAAGGAGCCATGAAGCAGGGCTACATCAAGCTCGTGCCGTACATGCTCAAGTTCCTGGCCGGCACGCGGCGCATCGTGCGCTACCACGACGTGACGCCCGGTTCGCAGATCACCTGGAACACCGCCTTCCAGGCCGTGACCCAGGCCTTCAAGCGCGGCGGGGAGAGCGAGGTGCAGTACCTGCTGGAAGTGCTGGATACCGTGGTCAAGGATCCGCAGCTGACCAGCAATCCGGAGTTCCGCCGCACGGCCTGCATGCTGTACCAGGATTCCAACGACGCCTTCCGCAATCTGCTCCTGGGCCAGTACGGCCGCCTGCCCCTGGGATTCCCGCCGGAATGGGTGTATGAATCCGCCTTTGGCCCGGACTACAAGAAGGCCCTGGAAAACCGCACCGAGCGCTCCCCCCTGGAGTGCCTGGACGATGTGGACATGGCCGCCGAGGAAGCCAAGCTGGCCGAGCTGCTCAAGCGCGCGCCCACGGAGGAAGAGGTGGTCATGTACCTCAACCATCCCGGTGACGCCTTGAAGACCATGGAGTTTCAGCATCAGTATGGCGATCCCAACCAGCTGCCCCTGCACGTCTGGTTCGAAGGGCTGGACCCTGGGGAGGACATGAACTTCCAGGACTCCAACGGCATGCCGCACAACATGCATCTGCTGACCATTTCCCGGCCCGGGCCGGAGGGCAAGAGCATTGTGCGCTATGTGCTGGACTCGGAAGTGATGGCCCACGAAGTGCAGGTGGTGGAACCCCTGCGCGGCGGCGCCACGCGCGTGCCCATGGCTGATCCCCGCAACCCGTACCACGTGGGCGCGCCTTCCAACGGCGACCTCTGGGTCATGTACATCTCCCCTGGAGACATGGTCCAGAAGGGCGAGGAGCTGTTCAACATCTCCATCATGAAGCAGGAAAAGGCCGTGCTCTCCCCGGTGGATGGCCGGGTGAAGCGGGTGCTCAAGTCCGCCCAGTACTCCGACGACAAGCGGATGATCCCCGTGAAGGAAGGCGAGCTGCTGGTGGAGCTGGAACCGGCGCCCCATGTGTGCGCTGCCTGCAGCAAGGCCGCGCCCATGGATGAATGCGCCTTCTGCCCCCACTGTGGCACGCCCATGTGCTGCACCCTGAGCCCCGAAGAGCTGGCTGGCCAGCGGGGGATGGAGGGGGATCCTGACCCGGCGTAG
- the fliD gene encoding flagellar filament capping protein FliD encodes MSTDVNVGSITFTGLGSGTDFESMVTKLIEVESYHKKQMEAWKTEWETKIEALNEINTAMLNLKSTLETMDSMTEFLTKGVASSDSSVLTASADATAESGSHSIVVNQLAANAVITNANGLASKTTKVNTSTSAQTFAYSYKGNDYSVTVGAGATLEQMVSAINSDPANAGVRASIITDGSQYYLQMRGLDLGSNASLSFNASATTMSNAAFNDASDFSITQAARNAQVKVDGWPSASDAWIESNSNTLTDVVQGLTFNLKSLGSNPPAAVTISVETDYDSVKENIQSFVDNVNTVRSLVKTLTKFDENLEQGSVMTGNYAVQLVDSQLKQVTAEIGNGFLRYNAGPPATGDKISSLSQIGIMTDANEGSLTQGLLVIDAEILDDVLRQEPNAVAELFAATNIGGERVDTGNFSYYSGVTGVTKAGVYDVSYTVSGGVITGAVIDGKAANVDNEKGTITSMEGNSRGMVININDFPADSTGKGVVRLKQGKSGEMAAVLKDITNGETGALNILEDNYTDIIKSIDKKIDYEEQRLALMETNMRLKFSRLEALLGEYENLSTSMESQISQLSSS; translated from the coding sequence ATGTCTACAGATGTGAATGTCGGATCCATTACGTTCACGGGGCTGGGGTCCGGGACGGACTTCGAATCCATGGTCACCAAGCTGATTGAGGTGGAGTCCTACCACAAGAAGCAGATGGAGGCCTGGAAGACGGAATGGGAAACCAAGATTGAGGCGCTGAACGAAATCAACACCGCCATGCTCAATCTGAAGTCCACCCTCGAAACCATGGATTCCATGACCGAATTCCTGACAAAGGGCGTGGCTTCCAGCGATTCTTCCGTGCTGACGGCCAGCGCGGATGCCACGGCCGAATCGGGATCGCATTCCATTGTGGTCAATCAGCTTGCCGCCAACGCCGTCATCACCAATGCAAACGGGCTGGCCAGCAAGACCACCAAGGTGAACACCAGCACCTCGGCGCAGACGTTCGCCTATTCGTACAAGGGGAATGATTACTCGGTCACCGTGGGGGCGGGCGCCACCCTGGAGCAAATGGTCAGCGCCATCAACTCCGACCCCGCCAACGCCGGCGTGCGTGCGTCCATCATCACCGACGGCTCGCAATACTACCTGCAGATGCGCGGGCTGGACCTGGGCAGCAATGCATCGCTTTCCTTCAATGCCAGCGCGACCACCATGTCCAATGCCGCGTTCAACGATGCCTCGGACTTCTCCATCACCCAGGCGGCGCGCAACGCACAGGTCAAGGTGGATGGCTGGCCCTCCGCATCGGACGCCTGGATCGAATCCAATTCCAATACGCTTACCGATGTGGTGCAGGGCCTGACCTTCAACCTGAAGAGCCTGGGGTCCAACCCGCCTGCTGCCGTGACCATCAGTGTGGAAACGGACTACGATTCCGTGAAGGAAAATATCCAGTCCTTTGTGGACAACGTCAATACGGTCCGCTCCTTGGTAAAGACGCTGACAAAGTTTGACGAGAACCTGGAGCAGGGCTCGGTGATGACCGGCAACTACGCCGTGCAGCTCGTGGACAGCCAGCTCAAGCAGGTGACCGCCGAGATTGGCAACGGCTTTTTGCGCTACAACGCCGGCCCGCCGGCAACGGGCGATAAAATTTCCTCGCTTTCCCAGATTGGCATCATGACAGACGCGAATGAGGGGTCCCTGACCCAGGGCCTGTTGGTCATCGACGCCGAAATTCTTGACGATGTGCTGCGCCAGGAGCCCAATGCCGTGGCCGAGCTCTTTGCCGCCACCAACATTGGCGGCGAGCGGGTGGACACCGGCAACTTCAGTTACTACTCCGGCGTTACCGGCGTCACCAAGGCCGGGGTCTATGATGTCTCCTACACCGTGAGCGGCGGCGTCATTACCGGCGCGGTCATTGACGGCAAGGCCGCCAACGTGGACAATGAGAAGGGCACCATCACCTCCATGGAGGGTAACTCCCGAGGCATGGTCATCAACATCAACGACTTCCCGGCAGATTCCACCGGCAAGGGCGTGGTGCGGCTCAAGCAAGGCAAGTCCGGGGAAATGGCCGCGGTCCTCAAGGACATCACCAACGGCGAAACCGGCGCCCTGAACATTCTGGAAGACAACTACACGGACATCATCAAAAGCATCGACAAGAAAATAGATTACGAAGAGCAGCGGCTGGCGCTCATGGAAACGAACATGCGGCTCAAATTCAGCCGTCTGGAGGCCCTGCTGGGCGAGTACGAGAACCTCAGCACCTCCATGGAAAGCCAGATTTCGCAGCTGTCTTCGTCCTAA